From Homalodisca vitripennis isolate AUS2020 chromosome 1, UT_GWSS_2.1, whole genome shotgun sequence, the proteins below share one genomic window:
- the LOC124352947 gene encoding sporozoite surface protein 2-like, whose translation MHSNNPNHFNNPSHSYNPNHSNNPYHSNNSNHFNNPLHSNNPIHSNNPNHSNKSNNHNHSNNPLHSNNHMHSNNPLHSNNPLHSNNPMHSNNPNHSNNPNHSHNPNHSHNQNHSINPNHSNNPNHSINPNHSNNPSHSYNSNHPKHSYDHKHSNNPNQSNNPNRSRTYTTDTTSIAIQQNTKKCCCSY comes from the coding sequence ATGCACTCCAACAACCCCAACCACTTCAACAACCCCAGCCACTCCTACAACCCCAACCACTCCAACAACCCCTACCATTCCAACAACTCCAATCACTTCAACAACCCCTTGCACTCCAATAACCCCATACACTCCAACAACCCCAACCACTCCAACAAATCCAACAACCACAACCACTCCAACAACCCCTTGCACTCCAATAACCACATGCACTCCAATAACCCCTTGCACTCCAATAACCCCTTGCACTCCAATAACCCCATGCACTCCAACAACCCCAACCACTCCAACAACCCCAACCACTCCCACAACCCCAACCACTCCCACAACCAAAACCACTCCATCAATCCAAACCACTCCAACAACCCCAACCACTCCATCAACCCCAACCACTCCAACAACCCCAGCCACTCCTACAACTCCAACCACCCCAAGCACTCCTACGACCACAAGCACTCCAACAACCCCAACCAATCCAACAACCCCAACCGCTCCAGAACCTATACAACCGATACCACTTCAATTGCCAtccaacaaaacacaaaaaaatgcTGCTGCTCCTACTaa